In the Carboxydothermus hydrogenoformans Z-2901 genome, GTGACATAAGGTGTTTTTGCTTGCATTTAGTCCCCCAAACACTACGCCGAATAATAATAATTTTCTGCATTTGTTTTACAATTCCTTGTTATTTGCGACAAATACTTTTTGACATAATTCGCATATTTCGACACTTAATCCCCTTTTACCCCTTTTTAACAGCAAAACTTCTCAATTCCGCTATCCGCAAAATAAAGTACCCCCAATATCTCTCCTTTTATAATCTAACATGAGCTGCCAGAAAAACTTTTTCCATAAAAAAGACCCCAAAGATTTTCTCTTTGAGGCCGCAACTTTAACACCTAAAACTCTTCGCTATTTTTTATTTTACCTCCGCACACCCAAAGCCCATGCTGTTTTTCTCCCCAAAGCCCACATCGTAGCCAAAAGCAATAAGCTCTGCTGAACCTTCCACCGTAAAAGGAGCTAAATAGCCTAAGATTTTTTGATCCCGGTAGTGGATAAGCTTTGTTCCTTTATTTTTTTGTAAATATTCCTCGTCAAAAAAGAAAAACAGGCGGTCATCAACCGGCAAACGACCATAATAGGTTGCAAATTTACGCAAAAGATTTTGCCGGATTTTTTCCGAAAAAAGCTCCGGCTCCTCGGTATACCTAATGTAATATGGTTTCGTATAGCCTTCTTTAAGAGTGCTAACCACTATTGGAGACAAACAAACAAAAGTCTGGCCAGGCTTTATTTCGGGATTTTCTCTAATAAAAG is a window encoding:
- the cas6 gene encoding CRISPR-associated endoribonuclease Cas6, with the protein product MRIEVLLKPREKAVFLPFNYQYQITSAIYETIAKSSPEFARKLHDEGFGERRFKFFTFSQILAKRKKLAPDGFWIIGECSLKISSPLYEFLLHLLNGLFKDHKFIIGREEFTVKGAFIRENPEIKPGQTFVCLSPIVVSTLKEGYTKPYYIRYTEEPELFSEKIRQNLLRKFATYYGRLPVDDRLFFFFDEEYLQKNKGTKLIHYRDQKILGYLAPFTVEGSAELIAFGYDVGFGEKNSMGFGCAEVK